One genomic region from Leptospira tipperaryensis encodes:
- a CDS encoding helix-turn-helix transcriptional regulator, with translation MRLWFPQEKRFYFFSIYVFLILLWILEEILVFAFDINWIERSQAFFTTMEIAVGILSIIGVFFLFQEIRHTQSEIESAKVAIEGLKSKNQLLIHTNQSFWESLQRQLEEWDLSDKEKEIAVLLLRGMSNHQIAAIRGKSLKTIENQTFSIYQKSGTTGKLEFIAYFISPLLPEED, from the coding sequence ATGAGACTCTGGTTTCCTCAAGAAAAGCGGTTTTACTTTTTTTCAATTTATGTTTTTCTAATTTTGCTTTGGATCCTCGAAGAAATTTTAGTCTTCGCTTTCGATATCAATTGGATCGAAAGATCTCAGGCATTTTTTACAACGATGGAAATCGCAGTGGGCATCCTTTCCATCATCGGAGTTTTTTTTCTCTTTCAAGAAATCAGACACACTCAATCCGAGATTGAATCCGCAAAAGTAGCGATCGAAGGTCTCAAGAGCAAAAACCAACTTCTCATCCATACCAATCAATCCTTCTGGGAATCTTTACAAAGACAATTGGAAGAATGGGATCTTTCCGATAAGGAAAAAGAAATTGCAGTATTACTTTTGAGAGGAATGTCCAATCACCAAATAGCGGCGATTCGCGGGAAAAGTTTAAAAACGATAGAGAATCAGACTTTTTCTATTTATCAAAAATCGGGAACGACCGGAAAACTCGAATTCATCGCATACTTTATTTCCCCACTTCTTCCCGAAGAGGATTGA
- a CDS encoding DJ-1/PfpI family protein: MSMKQNDKNIPSFKKSNSKRILFLLVTFQLAGIGFFLNCTNSSERIVEPTLQPILEEKIPTFQPRFNRKRPVIAVIGENKYTELSDFIVPYGVLTRSQTADVYALGTNSGPMRMFPALQIEIQTTLSDFDRSFPDGADFVIVPAVHDSENSTLIRWIQSQASKGAVIVGICDGVWLVANSGLLSGKRATGHWYSLNNLEKKFTQTKWIRNRHYVVDKKIITTTGVTASIPVSIALVQSIAGKEKAERIAKEFGVNDWGTEHNTSNFKFENKHYWIAAKNLLSFWSYENIAMKVFPGMDEVTLALVADSYARTFKTNVFAISNSEQTIRTRGGIFLIPERTSKDESANNHSIQFSENQSSVAALNQALAHIADLYGKITSSFVALQIEYDVR; the protein is encoded by the coding sequence ATGAGTATGAAACAAAACGATAAGAACATTCCATCTTTTAAAAAATCAAATTCAAAAAGAATTTTATTCCTTCTCGTAACTTTTCAGCTCGCAGGAATCGGATTCTTTCTGAACTGCACAAACTCTTCGGAAAGAATCGTCGAACCGACTTTGCAACCAATCCTGGAAGAAAAAATTCCGACCTTCCAACCGAGATTCAACCGAAAGCGTCCGGTGATCGCAGTCATTGGTGAAAATAAATACACGGAACTTTCAGACTTTATAGTTCCCTATGGAGTCTTAACGAGATCACAAACGGCCGACGTCTATGCGTTAGGAACCAATTCAGGTCCGATGAGAATGTTTCCCGCGTTGCAAATTGAAATTCAAACAACGCTCTCGGATTTTGATCGATCCTTTCCGGACGGAGCGGATTTTGTTATCGTTCCCGCAGTTCACGATTCTGAAAATTCCACTTTAATCCGCTGGATTCAATCACAAGCTTCGAAAGGTGCGGTTATCGTCGGAATCTGCGACGGAGTTTGGCTCGTTGCAAATTCCGGTCTTCTCAGTGGGAAGCGCGCCACAGGACACTGGTATTCGCTTAACAATTTGGAAAAAAAATTCACCCAAACAAAATGGATCCGAAATCGACACTATGTTGTGGATAAAAAAATCATAACGACAACCGGTGTGACGGCTTCGATTCCGGTTTCAATCGCGCTCGTTCAATCGATCGCCGGAAAAGAAAAAGCGGAACGAATTGCAAAAGAATTCGGTGTAAACGACTGGGGAACCGAACACAATACGTCGAATTTTAAATTTGAAAACAAACACTATTGGATTGCGGCAAAGAATCTTTTGTCTTTCTGGTCTTACGAAAACATCGCGATGAAAGTTTTTCCGGGAATGGACGAAGTGACGCTAGCCTTAGTCGCCGATTCTTACGCTCGAACCTTTAAGACAAACGTATTTGCAATTTCAAACTCCGAACAAACGATTCGAACTCGAGGCGGAATTTTTTTGATTCCGGAAAGGACTTCGAAGGATGAAAGTGCAAACAATCATTCCATTCAATTTTCAGAAAATCAGAGCTCCGTTGCGGCGCTCAATCAAGCCCTGGCTCACATCGCCGATTTGTATGGAAAAATCACTTCTTCTTTTGTGGCTCTTCAAATCGAATATGATGTTCGATAA
- a CDS encoding COX15/CtaA family protein: MNSNLDLSSKFRLFYKISLFLSILIFLNLLYGPLVRATGSGLACPDWPFCFGKIFPTFDFQIFMEVSHRYYSGFLGLILLGLTIWTFADKLLRKEFGIYLGLAVLLLISQINLGRLTVTLKLDPTSVNLHLLNAIAFFLVILTVSIDARNKAQDRKESFIKPDSLFRKDNVFLFLLLIGIVIQIILGGRVSSHYAGLACPDFPTCWGQWIPDHPLEIVKIQVFHRFGAYSVALLLAIALGFAIWKQFPTMSRRFLQISMYLLVAQIILGILNVFFGLPKLVTALHTGFAVLLLTFSYLSLISRAIVLTSETERRPER, translated from the coding sequence ATGAACTCTAACTTGGACCTTTCTTCTAAATTTCGTCTATTTTATAAAATCTCTCTGTTCCTGAGCATTCTCATTTTTTTAAATTTGCTCTATGGCCCATTGGTGAGAGCGACCGGATCCGGTCTCGCTTGCCCGGATTGGCCGTTCTGTTTTGGAAAAATTTTTCCCACTTTCGATTTTCAAATCTTTATGGAAGTGTCCCACCGTTATTATTCGGGCTTTTTGGGTTTGATTCTTTTAGGTCTTACGATCTGGACCTTTGCGGATAAACTTTTAAGAAAAGAATTCGGAATTTATTTAGGATTGGCGGTTCTGCTTCTCATATCTCAGATCAACTTGGGAAGGTTGACCGTAACTTTAAAGCTGGATCCTACTTCGGTGAATCTGCATCTTCTCAACGCGATCGCATTCTTTCTTGTCATACTGACGGTTTCTATCGACGCAAGAAACAAAGCACAAGATCGAAAAGAATCGTTTATCAAGCCGGATTCTTTATTCAGAAAAGATAATGTGTTTCTTTTTCTTCTTCTGATTGGAATCGTAATCCAGATCATTCTCGGAGGACGCGTTAGTTCTCATTACGCGGGTTTGGCTTGTCCCGATTTCCCGACTTGTTGGGGCCAATGGATTCCGGATCATCCATTAGAAATCGTTAAAATTCAAGTGTTTCATAGATTTGGAGCCTATTCCGTGGCGCTCCTTCTCGCAATCGCACTTGGATTCGCGATTTGGAAACAATTTCCGACTATGAGCAGGAGATTTCTTCAAATATCCATGTATCTTTTGGTCGCTCAGATCATTTTAGGAATTTTGAATGTTTTCTTCGGGCTCCCAAAATTGGTGACCGCTCTGCATACCGGCTTTGCGGTTTTACTGCTGACTTTTTCATATCTTTCTTTAATCTCCAGAGCGATCGTTTTAACCTCGGAGACAGAACGGAGGCCTGAAAGATAA
- the cyoE gene encoding heme o synthase → MASSTFLSDWNQMIKPRVTTLVLATIIPGLYLAGNQSPSGFLIAITLIGTFFMSSASFIFNQVIEKDRDAKMKRTSNRPIPAGRIGTLQATLVGFAMTGFSFYLLTAYVNLLTALCAFAALVSYVFLYTILLKPRTPQNIVIGGVAGCVGPLIGYAAMGNSLPIQAWILFSMIFLWTPAHFWALAIFLKDDYSDADFPMLPVVKGIEQTARSIFFYTVLYSISCVSFYFFESSMGLLYLISTVLVCIWMGILSFQLMKNPERQAARKFFFFSIFHLFLINAMIVIDHSL, encoded by the coding sequence ATGGCAAGCTCTACTTTCCTTTCCGATTGGAATCAAATGATCAAACCGAGAGTTACCACTCTCGTTTTGGCAACCATCATTCCCGGCTTGTATCTTGCAGGGAACCAGTCTCCTTCCGGTTTCTTAATCGCAATTACTCTCATTGGAACTTTCTTTATGTCTTCGGCTTCTTTTATTTTCAATCAAGTGATTGAAAAGGACAGAGACGCAAAAATGAAAAGAACTTCCAACCGTCCGATCCCGGCAGGAAGAATCGGAACTCTGCAGGCCACGTTAGTCGGCTTTGCTATGACTGGATTTTCTTTTTATCTCCTTACCGCTTACGTGAACCTTCTCACGGCGCTCTGCGCCTTTGCGGCGTTAGTTTCCTACGTGTTTTTATATACGATCCTTCTCAAACCTAGAACGCCGCAGAACATCGTAATCGGCGGTGTAGCGGGTTGTGTGGGGCCTTTGATCGGATATGCGGCGATGGGAAATTCTCTCCCGATCCAGGCTTGGATTCTTTTCTCGATGATATTTCTGTGGACTCCGGCGCATTTCTGGGCGCTCGCAATTTTTCTAAAAGACGACTATTCGGACGCAGACTTTCCGATGTTACCCGTTGTAAAAGGAATCGAACAAACGGCGCGTTCCATTTTCTTTTATACCGTTCTCTATTCTATTTCCTGCGTTAGTTTTTATTTTTTTGAATCCTCGATGGGACTTCTCTATTTGATTTCTACGGTTCTTGTTTGTATTTGGATGGGAATTCTTTCCTTTCAACTGATGAAAAATCCGGAAAGACAAGCCGCAAGAAAATTCTTTTTCTTTTCCATCTTTCATTTGTTTTTGATCAACGCGATGATCGTAATCGATCACAGTCTTTGA
- a CDS encoding sensor histidine kinase codes for MKISAWINGIYKDRDYLTRSRALHFFVFNVSFILLSVSSYLFLWFFKGQFLRFGFLLMTASSVFSLIFLLRKKFEIALRIILVASVCSVTLGWFFPPPSIGLDRVGKSQVLYIFIMIFLYFSDIKKTIIVSLYCLFLIIVDEFYIKEEHDPLFIADRIGLFLMFTVISILAVKTLHGSVQEKNELISEIHHRVRNNLQVLSGLLEIHSSSDKGNLQIILSDFQDRILAISEVHNYLYKSENYFEIDFAEVIEKITVNLLNKLGKQTIQIENETPQTFIRIENAIPCAIIFSELLSNSLKHAFPTEKGAIEISFKKEGNIYSLKVADNGSGIRDSRVWLKPNTAGFTLIQILTKQIRGNFRIFTESGSKSILEFNS; via the coding sequence ATGAAAATCTCCGCGTGGATCAATGGAATTTATAAAGATCGAGATTATCTGACAAGAAGCCGCGCCCTTCATTTTTTTGTTTTTAACGTATCCTTCATTCTATTAAGCGTATCGTCCTATCTTTTTCTCTGGTTCTTCAAAGGCCAATTTCTCCGTTTCGGCTTTTTGCTGATGACCGCTTCCTCCGTTTTCTCGTTGATCTTTTTGTTGAGAAAAAAATTCGAAATCGCCCTTCGTATCATTTTGGTCGCAAGCGTTTGTTCAGTTACCTTGGGTTGGTTTTTTCCTCCTCCAAGCATAGGTTTGGACAGGGTTGGAAAAAGTCAGGTGCTCTATATATTTATTATGATTTTCTTATATTTCTCGGATATCAAAAAGACAATTATAGTCTCTCTATATTGTTTATTTCTGATTATAGTGGACGAGTTTTATATCAAAGAGGAACACGATCCTCTTTTTATCGCCGATCGAATCGGATTGTTTCTAATGTTTACCGTGATTTCGATTTTGGCCGTGAAAACATTGCACGGATCGGTTCAGGAAAAAAACGAGCTCATTTCGGAGATTCATCATCGAGTCAGAAATAATTTACAAGTTCTTTCCGGCTTGTTGGAAATTCATAGCAGTTCGGACAAGGGAAATTTACAAATCATACTTTCCGATTTTCAAGATAGAATATTAGCGATTTCTGAAGTTCATAATTATCTGTATAAATCTGAAAATTATTTCGAGATTGATTTTGCCGAAGTGATCGAAAAAATCACGGTAAATCTTTTGAACAAGCTCGGAAAACAAACGATTCAGATTGAAAATGAAACTCCGCAAACTTTTATAAGAATCGAAAACGCGATCCCCTGTGCGATCATTTTCAGCGAACTACTTTCCAATTCTCTAAAACACGCTTTCCCAACTGAAAAAGGTGCGATTGAGATTTCTTTTAAGAAGGAAGGAAATATTTATTCTCTAAAAGTTGCGGATAACGGTTCCGGAATTCGAGATTCCAGGGTTTGGTTAAAACCGAATACGGCCGGATTTACTTTAATCCAAATTCTTACAAAGCAGATACGGGGAAATTTTAGAATTTTTACGGAATCCGGTTCTAAAAGTATTCTTGAGTTTAATTCTTAG
- a CDS encoding SCO family protein, which produces MVFKTSSLLGILLFLSTASLYSYDPAARFDKNEKPKELEGVGVKEKLGNQLDLSLTFRDETGKRILLSSFFKKDKPVLLSLVYYKCPTLCNFHLNGITDTLKKLPWQVGNEFEYVAVSFDPKETPDLAFAKKNSYLKEYARGDGHGWHFLTGDQKEITALADSVGFSYKWNPENEQWIHSSVAYVITPSGKISRYLHGITFDERTLKLSLLEASDGKIGDFTDQFALFCFQFDPGKNTYTLYAYNMMKLGGFFTLLILAAFLIPFWIRHNRNSELIRKE; this is translated from the coding sequence TTGGTTTTTAAAACTTCCTCTCTATTGGGGATTTTACTTTTCCTTTCAACGGCTTCTCTTTATTCTTATGATCCTGCCGCTCGGTTTGACAAAAACGAAAAACCAAAAGAGCTGGAGGGAGTTGGAGTTAAGGAGAAGTTAGGAAACCAACTCGATCTTTCCTTAACGTTTCGCGATGAAACCGGTAAGCGTATCTTACTGAGTTCCTTCTTCAAAAAAGACAAACCGGTTCTTCTTTCTCTTGTTTACTACAAATGTCCTACACTTTGTAATTTTCATCTCAATGGAATTACGGACACTCTCAAAAAACTTCCTTGGCAAGTGGGAAATGAATTTGAATACGTCGCCGTTTCCTTTGATCCCAAAGAAACTCCCGACTTAGCTTTTGCTAAGAAGAATTCTTATCTAAAAGAATACGCGCGCGGCGATGGACACGGTTGGCATTTTCTCACGGGCGATCAAAAAGAAATCACGGCTCTTGCGGACTCCGTTGGATTTTCTTACAAATGGAATCCTGAGAACGAACAATGGATTCATTCTTCCGTTGCTTATGTTATTACACCTTCCGGAAAGATCTCTCGTTATCTTCATGGAATCACTTTCGATGAAAGAACGTTGAAACTTTCTCTTTTGGAAGCTTCCGACGGTAAAATAGGGGATTTCACAGATCAATTCGCCCTTTTTTGCTTTCAATTTGACCCAGGAAAAAATACATATACTTTGTACGCTTATAATATGATGAAGCTGGGTGGTTTCTTCACTCTTCTCATTCTGGCGGCGTTCTTGATCCCATTCTGGATCAGGCATAACAGAAATTCCGAACTCATTAGGAAGGAGTAA
- a CDS encoding AraC family transcriptional regulator, with product MLIFVAFGSGLAFLLALANFINDRKEFYLKNSKRENPWIRLLNQNSASVLFISIAVVQFHIYLELSEELNNVSWFAEWNVPILFLIGPLTYLYFEELSGARQTKIRLFHFLPTAVSLILMFPFYLRDEESKKAFLKNQTSDDIYYWIVLSLLIFGTLSNFLYPAILFLKVWRWRKKTQDVLRETFSPFLILFAGTLTILFLFVVAQIFYMPLFLIAADGLTILISAIFLISATHSSIVTDFQKESREARYKESRVIGLDVDAILIRLDDLMRIKKIFLDEALTLAKLAKDLDIHAHQLSEILNTRLQQTFREYITQFRLEESARLLKEESDRSVLSIVYASGFNSKSAFHKLFQERFGCSPSSYRSK from the coding sequence ATGCTTATCTTTGTGGCGTTTGGCTCGGGGCTTGCGTTCTTGCTCGCTCTTGCAAATTTTATTAACGATAGAAAAGAATTTTATCTTAAGAATTCAAAACGCGAAAATCCATGGATTCGTTTATTAAATCAAAATTCAGCTTCGGTTCTTTTTATCTCAATAGCGGTCGTTCAATTTCATATTTATTTAGAACTCTCCGAAGAATTGAATAACGTTTCTTGGTTCGCGGAATGGAATGTCCCGATTCTTTTTTTAATCGGACCTCTTACCTATCTTTATTTTGAAGAATTGAGCGGGGCCAGACAAACAAAGATTCGACTCTTTCATTTTTTACCGACCGCAGTTTCCCTGATTCTAATGTTTCCGTTTTATCTTCGCGATGAAGAATCTAAAAAAGCATTTTTGAAAAATCAAACCTCCGATGATATTTATTACTGGATCGTTCTTTCGCTTTTGATTTTTGGAACCCTTTCCAATTTTCTCTATCCTGCAATTTTGTTTTTGAAGGTTTGGAGATGGAGAAAAAAAACACAAGACGTTCTACGCGAAACATTCTCCCCATTCTTAATTCTTTTCGCAGGAACTCTGACGATTTTATTTTTATTCGTAGTCGCGCAGATATTCTATATGCCTTTGTTTTTGATCGCGGCCGACGGTTTAACGATTTTGATTTCCGCGATTTTCCTTATCAGTGCGACTCATTCTTCGATAGTTACGGACTTTCAAAAAGAATCCAGAGAAGCTCGTTACAAAGAAAGTCGGGTGATCGGTTTGGACGTGGACGCCATTTTGATTCGTTTGGATGATCTGATGAGAATCAAAAAAATATTTTTGGACGAAGCTCTCACTCTTGCAAAACTTGCAAAGGATTTGGATATTCACGCACATCAGCTTTCCGAAATTCTCAACACCCGATTGCAGCAAACGTTTCGAGAATACATAACGCAGTTTCGTTTGGAAGAATCCGCAAGATTATTAAAAGAAGAATCGGATCGTTCCGTGCTTTCGATTGTTTACGCGTCGGGATTCAATTCCAAGTCTGCGTTTCACAAACTCTTTCAGGAAAGATTCGGTTGTTCTCCTTCTTCGTATCGATCAAAATAG
- a CDS encoding ankyrin repeat domain-containing protein, which yields MKRFQLTFKRIGKILFFRKQYALFCVAAVFVGLTGCIIPQERYGAQILSPTDYVYKGDLQGLENSLRSGQGINQRDPFFRNFTPLMVAAREGEYLIAEYLIRNGADVNARTRDGHTALMMASTNRYPEIVKLLIRSGADVHATSVQGHNAWSESTLEDSKIVQEILLQAGAGKRQ from the coding sequence ATGAAACGCTTTCAGTTGACATTCAAACGTATTGGAAAGATATTATTTTTCAGGAAACAATATGCGCTCTTCTGTGTTGCCGCTGTGTTCGTCGGATTAACGGGTTGTATTATCCCTCAAGAACGATACGGAGCGCAGATTCTAAGTCCGACCGACTACGTTTATAAAGGTGATCTTCAGGGTTTGGAGAATTCTCTTCGAAGCGGGCAGGGAATCAATCAAAGAGATCCTTTTTTTAGGAATTTCACGCCTCTGATGGTTGCGGCTCGAGAGGGCGAATACTTAATTGCGGAATATCTGATTCGAAACGGAGCGGACGTAAACGCGAGAACAAGAGACGGTCATACCGCTTTGATGATGGCGTCTACGAACAGATATCCCGAAATCGTAAAACTTTTAATTCGTTCCGGAGCGGATGTTCATGCCACAAGCGTTCAAGGACACAACGCATGGAGTGAGAGCACATTAGAAGACTCTAAAATAGTTCAGGAGATTCTTTTGCAGGCTGGCGCCGGTAAAAGACAATGA
- a CDS encoding DUF4269 domain-containing protein, which produces MSKPFSADSLQHGNRKQKLLWKDLNEHSILNKLVDYNPFLAGTIPLDIDHGKSDVDILCEYSERKEFVSSLESSFDNLEGFEIIERYFQELPSILCRFKTEKFEYEIFAQTLPVSQQMGYVHFTIEGKILSIAGSEFKERIQTLKRDGWKTEEAFCKLLGVREDPYEFLFGLNFFPPENLIKFVLKSEFFLKKDK; this is translated from the coding sequence ATGAGTAAGCCCTTCTCAGCGGATTCTCTCCAGCATGGAAATCGAAAACAAAAACTTCTCTGGAAAGATCTGAACGAACATTCTATTCTAAATAAACTTGTCGATTATAACCCTTTTTTAGCCGGCACGATTCCTTTGGATATCGATCATGGTAAGAGCGACGTGGATATTCTCTGCGAGTATTCGGAGAGGAAAGAATTTGTTTCCTCTTTAGAATCGTCTTTTGACAATCTAGAAGGATTTGAAATCATTGAAAGATATTTCCAAGAACTTCCTTCCATTCTTTGTCGATTTAAGACCGAAAAATTCGAATATGAGATTTTCGCTCAGACGCTCCCGGTATCTCAACAGATGGGCTACGTTCATTTTACAATAGAAGGTAAAATTCTTTCTATTGCCGGATCGGAGTTCAAGGAAAGAATTCAAACTTTAAAAAGAGACGGCTGGAAAACCGAAGAAGCTTTCTGTAAACTTTTAGGAGTTCGAGAAGATCCTTACGAGTTTTTATTCGGATTAAATTTTTTTCCTCCCGAAAACCTCATAAAATTCGTTTTAAAGTCCGAGTTCTTTTTAAAAAAGGATAAATAA